From a region of the uncultured Jannaschia sp. genome:
- a CDS encoding c-type cytochrome, whose amino-acid sequence MSKSVKLAAALALIAAPVLAQDYSTLGRVATPDEVAAWDIDVRPDGAGLPEGSGDVWTGEEIYIAQCASCHGDFGEAIDRWPVLAGGQGSLTRDRPVKTIGSYWPYLSTVYDYVHRAMPFGQAQTLTDDEVYAVTAYLLYLNDLVDDDFVLDRETLAGFEMPNQDAFYMDDRAETEYADFTREPCMENCRDAVEITGRAAVVDVTPEDEAARKAREAAATGTDSGVTEADAAVEVAAASDADEAAADTTPLAVTATEPDPELVAAGERAFRQCQTCHQVGADAKNRTGPVLNGIVGHPAGAIEGFRYSKALTEMAEGGLVWDEAELTAFLAAPRDYMPGTKMTYRGVRDEADIAALIAYLGTFPE is encoded by the coding sequence ATGTCGAAATCGGTTAAGCTGGCTGCCGCTCTGGCGCTGATCGCCGCGCCGGTTCTGGCGCAGGACTATTCCACCCTCGGCCGCGTGGCGACGCCGGACGAGGTCGCCGCCTGGGATATCGACGTCCGTCCCGACGGCGCGGGTCTGCCCGAGGGATCGGGAGACGTCTGGACGGGCGAGGAGATCTACATCGCCCAATGCGCAAGCTGCCACGGCGATTTCGGCGAGGCGATCGACCGCTGGCCCGTGCTGGCCGGCGGGCAGGGCAGCCTGACGCGCGACCGTCCCGTCAAGACGATCGGCAGCTATTGGCCCTATCTCTCGACGGTCTACGACTACGTCCACCGCGCGATGCCCTTCGGACAGGCGCAGACGCTGACCGATGACGAGGTCTATGCGGTGACGGCGTATCTCCTCTATCTCAACGACCTCGTGGACGACGATTTCGTCCTCGACCGCGAGACGCTGGCCGGGTTCGAGATGCCCAATCAGGACGCGTTCTACATGGATGATCGCGCCGAAACGGAATATGCCGATTTCACGCGCGAGCCTTGCATGGAGAATTGCCGCGACGCGGTCGAGATCACGGGCCGCGCGGCGGTGGTCGACGTCACTCCCGAGGACGAGGCGGCCCGGAAGGCCCGCGAGGCGGCGGCGACGGGCACCGATAGCGGCGTCACCGAAGCCGATGCGGCGGTGGAGGTCGCGGCAGCGTCCGACGCCGACGAGGCCGCGGCGGATACCACACCGCTGGCCGTGACGGCGACTGAACCCGACCCCGAACTGGTCGCCGCGGGCGAGCGCGCGTTTCGCCAGTGCCAGACCTGCCACCAAGTGGGCGCGGACGCGAAGAACCGCACCGGCCCGGTCCTCAACGGCATCGTCGGGCACCCGGCAGGCGCCATCGAAGGGTTCCGCTATTCCAAGGCCCTCACCGAGATGGCCGAGGGCGGGCTGGTCTGGGACGAGGCCGAACTGACCGCCTTCCTCGCGGCGCCTCGCGACTACATGCCGGGCACCAAGATGACCTATCGCGGCGTGCGCGACGAGGCCGATATCGCGGCCCTGATCGCCTATCTCGGGACCTTCCCCGAATGA
- a CDS encoding DUF302 domain-containing protein: MRRQFAIAGAAALMTIAAHAQEAATVVFDGDVADAAFAVENAIVGQGLVIDFVSHVGEMMTRTGADLDLGPSPVGEDAQIFVFCSATISREVMEADPMNVSHCPYGIFVAEIGGETLVGRRVYAEESMAPVNALLEGIVTEATE; encoded by the coding sequence ATGAGACGCCAGTTCGCAATTGCCGGGGCCGCCGCCCTGATGACGATCGCCGCCCATGCGCAGGAGGCCGCGACGGTCGTCTTCGACGGCGACGTCGCGGACGCGGCCTTCGCCGTCGAGAACGCCATCGTCGGACAGGGCCTCGTGATCGATTTCGTCAGCCATGTGGGCGAGATGATGACCCGGACCGGCGCCGACCTCGATCTCGGTCCGTCGCCGGTGGGCGAGGACGCGCAGATCTTCGTCTTCTGCTCGGCCACCATCAGCCGCGAGGTGATGGAGGCGGACCCGATGAACGTCTCGCACTGTCCCTATGGCATCTTCGTCGCCGAGATCGGGGGCGAGACCCTGGTCGGCCGCCGCGTCTATGCCGAGGAGAGCATGGCGCCCGTGAATGCGCTTCTGGAAGGAATCGTGACCGAAGCCACCGAATGA
- a CDS encoding DsrE family protein, with amino-acid sequence MRTMLVGALAAFATFAIPVVIHAQEAAQQSYAPQKIAYHVNGNGGEGDRAYLGAMRNAQNHINAVGEENVELVVVMHGNGLGLLAAAKENERLQGMVASLKGQGVKFQVCANTLRGREISYEDDLYDVWEEDIVPSGVAQLSYLQQQGFTYLKP; translated from the coding sequence ATGAGAACCATGCTTGTCGGCGCGCTCGCCGCCTTCGCGACCTTCGCGATCCCCGTGGTAATCCATGCGCAGGAGGCCGCGCAGCAGAGCTACGCGCCCCAGAAGATCGCCTACCACGTCAACGGAAATGGCGGCGAGGGCGACCGCGCCTATTTGGGCGCGATGCGCAACGCGCAGAACCACATCAACGCGGTCGGCGAGGAAAATGTCGAACTGGTCGTGGTGATGCATGGCAACGGGCTGGGCCTTCTGGCCGCGGCCAAGGAGAACGAGCGTCTGCAAGGCATGGTCGCCTCTCTCAAGGGCCAGGGTGTGAAGTTCCAGGTTTGCGCAAACACCCTGCGCGGGCGCGAGATCAGCTACGAGGACGACCTCTACGACGTCTGGGAGGAGGACATCGTGCCCTCGGGCGTCGCACAGCTCTCCTATCTGCAACAGCAGGGCTTCACCTACCTGAAGCCGTGA
- the soxC gene encoding sulfite dehydrogenase: MTDKTGPTRRALLGAMAAGGAAAATGFAARAEGDPAITELQPWMQFNGDGVDARPYGMPSPFEAHVKRRNVEWLTADPVSSVNFTPLHEMEGIITPNGLCFERHHAGVAEVDPAEHRLMINGLVDREMVFTMADLARFPRHNRVHFLECAANSGMEWRGAQLNGCQFTHGMIHNVMYTGVMLRDVLAAAGVQPAGTWLLPEGADASGMTRSIPMEKALDDCMIATHMNGERLRPEQGYPVRLVVPGWEGNMWVKWLRRIEVGDQPWHHREETSKYTDLLADGDARRFTWAMDAKSVITNPSPQAPITHGPGPTVLTGVAWSGHGTIPRVDVTLDGGINWHAARMDGPSLDKSMHRFYYEFDWDGSPLLLQSRAQDSTGYVQPTKDELRSVRGKNSIYHNNGIQTWAVDASGEAENVEIG; encoded by the coding sequence ATGACCGACAAAACCGGACCGACCCGCCGCGCCCTGCTGGGTGCCATGGCCGCCGGTGGCGCTGCTGCCGCGACGGGCTTCGCCGCCCGCGCCGAGGGCGACCCCGCGATCACCGAATTGCAGCCGTGGATGCAGTTTAATGGCGACGGCGTGGACGCGCGGCCCTACGGGATGCCGTCGCCGTTCGAGGCCCATGTGAAGCGCCGCAACGTCGAATGGCTGACTGCCGACCCGGTAAGTTCGGTCAACTTCACGCCGCTCCACGAGATGGAGGGGATCATCACGCCCAACGGCCTCTGCTTCGAGCGGCATCACGCGGGCGTGGCCGAGGTCGATCCGGCCGAGCATCGCCTGATGATCAACGGCCTCGTGGATCGCGAGATGGTCTTCACGATGGCCGACCTTGCCCGGTTCCCGCGCCACAACCGGGTACATTTCCTCGAATGCGCGGCGAATTCGGGGATGGAATGGCGCGGCGCGCAGCTCAACGGCTGCCAGTTCACCCACGGCATGATCCACAACGTGATGTATACCGGCGTGATGCTGCGCGACGTGCTGGCGGCGGCGGGTGTGCAGCCGGCAGGCACGTGGCTTCTGCCCGAGGGGGCGGACGCGTCGGGCATGACCCGCTCGATCCCGATGGAGAAGGCGCTCGACGACTGCATGATCGCCACGCACATGAACGGCGAACGGCTTCGGCCCGAACAGGGTTATCCGGTCCGCCTCGTCGTGCCCGGCTGGGAAGGGAACATGTGGGTCAAGTGGCTGCGCCGGATCGAGGTCGGCGACCAGCCCTGGCACCACCGCGAAGAGACGTCGAAATACACGGACCTTCTGGCGGATGGCGACGCACGCCGCTTCACTTGGGCGATGGATGCGAAATCCGTCATCACCAACCCCAGCCCGCAGGCGCCGATCACCCACGGGCCGGGGCCGACCGTCCTGACCGGCGTGGCGTGGTCGGGGCATGGCACGATCCCGCGGGTCGATGTGACGCTCGATGGCGGCATCAACTGGCACGCGGCGCGGATGGACGGGCCGAGCTTGGACAAGTCCATGCACCGCTTCTACTACGAGTTCGACTGGGACGGCTCGCCGCTTCTGCTGCAAAGCCGCGCGCAGGACAGCACCGGCTATGTCCAGCCCACCAAGGACGAGCTTCGCTCGGTCCGCGGCAAGAACTCGATCTACCACAACAACGGCATCCAGACCTGGGCCGTCGACGCAAGCGGGGAGGCCGAGAATGTCGAAATCGGTTAA
- a CDS encoding cytochrome c peroxidase — MPSRPTLAATALALALAAGTGLASGLPRPLVDADYLHDGAPDRVLVELGRHLFFDPILSGNRNIACGTCHDPSRGTGDGMALGFGEGGTGIGPARNSGTGVTGRVPRNAQPLYNIGAREYRAMFHDGRLEPNPDATFPSGFWSPAREDLPVGLDSLLAAQAMFPVLSPIEMAGVTGTNPVTTAVSEDRAADAWAHLADRLRGIPDYAAAFMAAFDDVDAPGDIRFVHAANALAAFQTVAFRSDHSPFDGALRAGDLARLGPDAARGGRLFYGKAGCADCHAGPLLTDHGFHAIAVPQIGPGKGHGADTTYFAASGFSERLEDEGRFRVTFDPEDLFRFRTPSLRNVALTGPWGHSGAFDDLGAMVRHHLDAVASLDGYETPQLPPVERIVTRRGDGSTLLFRPLAPARHAAFSARDDHVQASPHLRGRIAEAAEIVPVDLTETELGDLLAFLDTLTDPTARDRSALIPRRLPSGLAPQPAPPRLRAR, encoded by the coding sequence ATGCCGTCCCGCCCCACCCTCGCCGCGACAGCGCTCGCCCTCGCCCTCGCGGCGGGGACGGGGCTGGCATCCGGCCTGCCGCGCCCCCTCGTGGATGCCGATTACCTCCATGACGGTGCGCCTGACCGGGTGCTGGTCGAGCTGGGGCGGCATCTCTTCTTCGACCCCATCCTCTCAGGCAACCGCAACATCGCCTGCGGCACCTGTCACGATCCGTCGCGCGGAACCGGGGACGGCATGGCGCTTGGCTTCGGCGAAGGGGGGACGGGCATCGGACCGGCGCGCAACTCCGGCACCGGTGTCACTGGACGCGTGCCGCGCAATGCCCAGCCGCTCTACAATATCGGGGCGCGCGAATACCGCGCGATGTTCCATGATGGCCGGCTGGAGCCCAATCCGGACGCGACCTTCCCCTCAGGCTTCTGGAGCCCCGCGCGCGAGGACCTTCCCGTCGGTCTCGACAGCCTTCTCGCAGCGCAAGCCATGTTTCCCGTCCTCTCGCCGATCGAGATGGCGGGCGTCACGGGCACCAACCCGGTCACGACCGCCGTGTCCGAGGACCGTGCCGCCGACGCCTGGGCGCATCTCGCCGATCGTCTGCGCGGGATCCCGGACTATGCCGCCGCCTTCATGGCCGCCTTCGACGATGTCGACGCGCCAGGCGACATCCGCTTCGTCCACGCAGCCAATGCGCTTGCCGCGTTTCAGACGGTCGCCTTCCGTTCGGATCACAGCCCCTTCGACGGCGCGCTGCGGGCGGGCGATCTCGCGCGGCTCGGGCCCGATGCGGCACGGGGCGGGCGGCTCTTCTACGGCAAAGCCGGGTGCGCCGACTGCCACGCGGGCCCGCTTCTGACCGACCACGGGTTCCACGCGATCGCCGTGCCGCAGATCGGACCGGGCAAGGGCCATGGCGCGGATACGACCTATTTCGCCGCGTCAGGCTTTTCCGAGCGCCTCGAGGACGAGGGCCGGTTCCGTGTCACCTTCGATCCCGAGGACCTGTTCCGGTTCCGCACGCCCTCGCTGCGCAACGTGGCCCTGACCGGGCCGTGGGGCCATTCGGGCGCCTTCGACGACCTGGGTGCGATGGTGCGCCACCATCTCGACGCCGTGGCCTCGCTCGACGGCTACGAGACGCCGCAGCTGCCGCCGGTCGAGCGCATCGTCACCCGGCGGGGCGACGGCTCGACATTGCTCTTCCGTCCGCTCGCACCGGCCCGGCATGCGGCATTTTCGGCGCGCGACGACCATGTCCAGGCGTCGCCGCATCTGCGCGGCCGCATCGCCGAGGCCGCCGAGATCGTGCCCGTCGACCTGACCGAGACCGAGCTCGGCGACCTCCTCGCGTTTCTCGACACGCTGACCGATCCGACCGCGCGCGACCGGTCCGCGCTGATCCCGCGCCGCCTGCCCTCGGGGCTGGCCCCGCAACCCGCGCCGCCGCGCCTCCGGGCGCGGTGA
- a CDS encoding SRPBCC family protein, translating into MRLIHRTAIARPLPMVWQVLSRVEDWPDWTPTMRHVHGLDGAALATGRRFRIRQPLQRERIWRVTHLEPGRAFTWSTDGPFGFDALHRLEPSATGCVSHVELQAPDHPLLGPILRRMLPAALAAEARGLGRICQTCPATVPPSPA; encoded by the coding sequence ATGCGCCTGATCCATCGCACCGCGATCGCCCGCCCTCTGCCGATGGTCTGGCAGGTGCTGTCCCGCGTCGAGGACTGGCCCGACTGGACCCCGACCATGCGGCATGTGCACGGCCTCGACGGCGCCGCGCTGGCCACCGGGCGCCGGTTCCGCATCCGCCAGCCGCTTCAGCGTGAACGGATCTGGCGCGTCACCCATCTCGAACCCGGGCGGGCCTTCACCTGGTCCACGGATGGCCCCTTCGGCTTCGATGCCCTGCACCGGCTGGAGCCGTCGGCGACGGGCTGCGTGTCGCATGTCGAGCTGCAGGCCCCAGACCATCCCCTGCTCGGGCCGATCCTGCGGCGGATGCTTCCCGCCGCCCTCGCCGCCGAGGCGCGCGGTCTGGGCCGGATCTGCCAGACCTGCCCGGCCACCGTCCCGCCTTCGCCAGCCTGA
- a CDS encoding c-type cytochrome: protein MIRAVLLSLVLTAPAVSARAEGDPAYGEYLAGECTTCHLVGATEATGGVPLITGWDEVVFVDVLTAYKTGEREHGPMQMIVARLGDEEMAALAAYFATQE, encoded by the coding sequence ATGATCCGCGCGGTGCTCCTGTCGCTCGTCCTGACCGCGCCCGCGGTCAGTGCGCGCGCCGAGGGGGACCCGGCCTATGGCGAATACCTCGCGGGCGAATGCACGACCTGTCACCTCGTCGGTGCGACCGAGGCCACGGGCGGCGTGCCGCTGATCACCGGATGGGACGAGGTCGTATTCGTGGACGTGCTGACGGCGTATAAGACGGGTGAGCGTGAGCACGGCCCGATGCAGATGATCGTCGCCCGGCTGGGCGACGAGGAGATGGCGGCGCTCGCCGCTTATTTCGCGACGCAGGAGTAG
- a CDS encoding GNAT family N-acetyltransferase: protein MGSPFIQHIIQVRPAARADAPLLARLADLAGEGLPRHLWARDAAPGQDPLEVGTARARRDSGAFSWPNARIATWHGAAVGGIVDYDLDDVEAGRDVPALLAPLLELEALSGGTRYINILAVLPQARRRGIAAAIVADVAARTRRDLSLIVASENRTARGFYVGSGFDEVTSLAMGPGGPKGLSGNWILMRRPGPATSAETLPASGTEAVCA from the coding sequence ATGGGCTCGCCCTTCATCCAACACATCATCCAAGTCCGCCCCGCCGCGCGCGCGGATGCACCGCTTCTGGCGCGTCTCGCCGATCTCGCGGGCGAGGGCCTGCCGCGCCATCTCTGGGCGCGTGACGCCGCGCCCGGCCAGGACCCGTTGGAGGTCGGCACGGCGCGCGCCCGCCGCGACAGCGGCGCGTTCTCGTGGCCGAACGCCCGGATCGCAACCTGGCACGGGGCGGCCGTCGGCGGCATCGTCGACTACGATCTCGACGACGTCGAAGCAGGCCGCGACGTTCCTGCCCTTCTCGCGCCGCTTCTCGAGCTCGAGGCGCTGTCGGGCGGCACACGGTATATCAACATCCTCGCCGTCCTTCCGCAGGCCCGCCGCCGGGGCATCGCAGCCGCGATCGTCGCGGATGTGGCCGCCCGGACGCGCCGCGACCTGTCGCTGATCGTCGCCTCGGAGAACCGCACCGCGCGGGGCTTCTACGTCGGCTCCGGCTTCGACGAGGTCACGTCGCTGGCCATGGGACCGGGCGGTCCGAAGGGGCTTTCGGGCAACTGGATCCTGATGCGGCGGCCCGGCCCGGCGACATCCGCCGAGACCCTGCCTGCAAGCGGGACGGAGGCGGTATGCGCCTGA
- a CDS encoding NAD(P)/FAD-dependent oxidoreductase, which produces MKRRFVLGGLAATGGLLAAPALHADGHGKPRVVVIGGGSGGATAARYIAKDSDGAIDVTLVEPSRTYFTCYFSNLYLGGFQEMDDLGHTYGTLAGTHGINVIHDWAVDVDRDAKTVALAGGASLPYDKLILAPGIDFVEDAVPGWDVSVQNLMPHAYKAGSQTELLKSQIENMREGGVFAMVAPPNPYRCPPGPYERVSMVAHLLKERNPTAKILIVDPKEKFSKQALFEEGWNTHYAGMIDRLGPDFGGENVSVDPAAMTVDIDGATEDVDVCNVIPAMKAGRIADMAGVTDGNWAPVNAADMSSKADADVYVLGDAAQQGDMPKSGFSANSQAKVCANAVRGALTGSAVFPARYSNTCWSLISAEDGVKVGATYEATPEKIASIDSFISQTGEDSATRKATYEESLGWYSGIVADMFGA; this is translated from the coding sequence ATGAAGCGTAGATTCGTTCTCGGTGGCCTTGCGGCCACTGGCGGGCTGCTGGCCGCGCCCGCGCTTCACGCAGATGGCCACGGCAAGCCCCGCGTCGTCGTGATCGGCGGCGGATCGGGCGGCGCCACGGCGGCCCGCTACATCGCCAAAGACAGCGACGGCGCCATCGACGTCACCCTGGTCGAACCATCGCGGACCTATTTCACCTGCTATTTCTCGAACCTCTATCTCGGCGGCTTCCAGGAGATGGACGACCTCGGCCACACCTACGGCACGCTGGCGGGCACGCACGGGATCAACGTCATCCACGACTGGGCCGTGGACGTCGACCGCGACGCCAAGACCGTGGCACTCGCGGGCGGCGCGTCGCTGCCCTACGACAAGCTGATCCTCGCGCCCGGCATCGATTTCGTCGAGGACGCGGTGCCCGGCTGGGACGTCTCGGTCCAGAACCTGATGCCGCATGCCTACAAGGCCGGAAGCCAGACCGAGCTTCTGAAGTCGCAGATCGAGAACATGCGCGAGGGCGGCGTCTTCGCGATGGTCGCCCCGCCGAACCCCTATCGCTGCCCTCCGGGCCCCTATGAGCGGGTGTCGATGGTCGCGCATCTCCTCAAGGAGCGGAACCCGACGGCCAAGATCCTGATCGTCGACCCGAAGGAGAAGTTCTCCAAGCAGGCGCTCTTCGAGGAAGGGTGGAACACACACTACGCTGGCATGATCGACCGCCTCGGCCCCGATTTCGGCGGCGAGAACGTCTCGGTCGATCCGGCCGCGATGACGGTCGATATCGACGGCGCGACCGAGGATGTGGATGTCTGCAACGTCATCCCGGCCATGAAGGCGGGCCGCATCGCCGACATGGCGGGGGTCACCGATGGCAACTGGGCGCCGGTCAATGCGGCCGACATGTCCTCGAAGGCCGATGCGGATGTCTACGTTCTGGGTGACGCCGCCCAGCAGGGTGACATGCCCAAATCGGGGTTCTCGGCCAACAGCCAGGCCAAGGTCTGTGCCAACGCGGTGCGCGGCGCGCTGACCGGCAGCGCGGTGTTCCCGGCGCGGTATTCCAATACCTGCTGGTCGCTCATCTCGGCCGAGGACGGGGTCAAGGTCGGCGCCACCTACGAGGCCACGCCCGAGAAGATCGCGTCGATCGACAGCTTCATCAGCCAGACGGGCGAGGATTCCGCGACGCGCAAGGCCACCTACGAGGAGAGCCTCGGTTGGTATTCCGGGATCGTCGCCGACATGTTCGGCGCCTGA
- a CDS encoding MBL fold metallo-hydrolase, with translation MMLRRAFLATTATALALPRFAIAETTLASGATLTTVSDGSLVLPGSFVFEPMPEDELAAVLAEFDVGTEQLTPECNLALLRDGDRTVLFDAGAGPDFQPSAGQLLDALDAAGVAPEDVTDVVFTHAHPDHIWGVLDDFDEPLFYEAAHHIGAAERAYWTDPATVDTIGEARATFAVGAARRLDAIADRLVTFDDGAEVLPGIEAIASPGHTPGHMAFQVGDVLILGDAIANHHVAFARPDWPAGNDQDPETAAATRLALFDRITADDLAIAGFHLPGGGMGRVETAADGYRFVRG, from the coding sequence ATGATGTTGCGCCGCGCCTTCCTTGCGACCACGGCGACGGCCCTCGCCCTGCCTCGCTTCGCCATCGCCGAGACGACGCTGGCGAGCGGCGCCACGCTGACGACGGTCAGCGACGGGTCGCTGGTCCTGCCGGGGTCCTTCGTGTTCGAGCCGATGCCCGAGGATGAGCTTGCCGCCGTGCTCGCCGAGTTCGATGTGGGAACAGAGCAGCTGACGCCCGAATGCAACCTCGCGCTTCTGCGGGACGGCGATCGGACCGTGCTCTTCGACGCGGGCGCCGGGCCCGATTTCCAGCCGAGTGCCGGGCAGCTTCTCGACGCGCTCGACGCCGCCGGTGTGGCTCCCGAGGACGTCACGGACGTCGTCTTCACCCATGCGCATCCCGACCACATCTGGGGCGTGCTCGACGATTTCGACGAGCCGCTCTTCTACGAGGCGGCCCACCACATCGGGGCCGCCGAGCGTGCCTATTGGACGGACCCCGCGACGGTCGACACGATCGGCGAGGCGCGGGCGACCTTCGCGGTCGGCGCGGCCCGGCGGCTCGACGCCATCGCGGACCGGCTCGTGACCTTCGACGACGGCGCCGAGGTGTTGCCGGGGATCGAGGCCATCGCCTCGCCCGGCCATACGCCCGGCCACATGGCGTTCCAGGTCGGCGACGTGCTGATCCTCGGCGACGCCATCGCCAATCACCATGTGGCCTTCGCCCGCCCGGACTGGCCCGCGGGCAACGACCAGGATCCCGAAACCGCCGCTGCCACGCGGCTGGCGCTGTTCGACCGCATCACGGCAGACGACCTGGCCATCGCGGGCTTCCACCTTCCGGGCGGCGGAATGGGCCGGGTCGAGACGGCCGCCGACGGCTACCGCTTCGTGCGCGGCTGA
- a CDS encoding homocysteine S-methyltransferase family protein has protein sequence MTTTRNDLPQTRGETLLTDSGLETTLIFHDGFDLPQFAAYTLLETTEGRRALRAYFRRHLAIAADHGVGFLLEAPTWRASRDWGERLGHAPDRVARFNRDAIALLADLRTETPAVRPVVISGNIGPRGDGYAPDTTMTEDESQAYHAEQIGWLAQTDADMVTAVTLGTVAEGVGVIRAAHATGMPVVVSYTTETDGRLPDGTPLGRAIEETDARTDGAAAYFMVNCAHPDHFRPALEAGQGWLARIGGVRANASRMSHAELDEAAELDDGNPAELGRDYARLRRLLPNLTVLGGCCGTDHRHVEAMADCCLHRASD, from the coding sequence ATGACCACGACCCGCAACGACCTGCCCCAGACCCGTGGCGAGACCCTGCTTACCGATTCCGGGCTCGAGACGACGCTCATCTTCCACGATGGCTTCGACCTGCCGCAATTCGCGGCCTACACGCTCCTCGAGACGACCGAGGGGCGCCGCGCGCTCCGCGCCTACTTCCGCCGCCACCTGGCGATCGCGGCCGACCACGGGGTGGGGTTCCTCCTCGAAGCGCCGACATGGCGGGCCAGCCGCGACTGGGGCGAACGCCTCGGTCATGCCCCGGATCGCGTCGCGCGGTTCAACCGGGACGCCATCGCCCTGCTGGCGGATCTTCGCACCGAGACGCCGGCTGTTCGGCCCGTCGTGATCTCGGGCAATATCGGCCCACGCGGCGACGGGTACGCCCCCGACACCACGATGACGGAGGACGAGTCGCAGGCCTACCACGCCGAGCAGATCGGCTGGCTTGCGCAGACCGATGCCGACATGGTGACCGCCGTGACGCTGGGGACCGTGGCCGAAGGGGTCGGCGTGATCCGCGCGGCCCATGCCACCGGGATGCCCGTCGTCGTCTCCTACACGACCGAGACCGACGGTCGGCTTCCCGATGGCACGCCGCTGGGCCGCGCCATCGAGGAGACGGATGCCCGAACGGACGGGGCGGCGGCCTATTTCATGGTCAACTGCGCCCATCCCGACCATTTCCGCCCCGCGCTGGAGGCGGGCCAGGGCTGGCTCGCCCGGATCGGCGGCGTGCGGGCGAACGCCTCGCGGATGAGCCATGCCGAACTCGACGAAGCGGCGGAGCTCGATGACGGCAACCCCGCCGAACTCGGTCGCGACTACGCGCGGCTGCGGCGGCTTCTCCCGAACCTCACCGTACTCGGCGGCTGCTGCGGCACCGACCACCGCCATGTCGAGGCGATGGCCGATTGCTGCCTGCACCGCGCCTCGGACTGA